A stretch of the Bacteroidota bacterium genome encodes the following:
- a CDS encoding ATP-binding protein, with protein sequence MNNNNANNLELRVKSSTENLALIREFVGNSARHFSISKDVVDKLILAVDEASSNIIRHAYKNSPEGEIVVTFICDENECTIILTDHGTGFNPSSVKYPDMVAYLKEKKRGGLGIHLMKILMDEVDYFSVTGEYNKLVLKKKIF encoded by the coding sequence GTGAATAACAACAATGCTAACAACCTGGAGTTGAGAGTTAAGAGCAGCACCGAAAACCTTGCGCTGATTCGGGAGTTCGTGGGTAATTCCGCACGGCATTTCAGTATCAGCAAGGATGTCGTTGACAAGTTAATTCTTGCAGTTGATGAAGCATCTTCAAATATTATCAGGCATGCGTACAAAAACAGCCCGGAAGGTGAAATTGTGGTTACCTTCATCTGTGATGAAAACGAATGCACGATAATTCTTACCGACCACGGAACGGGATTTAACCCCTCCTCGGTGAAGTATCCTGATATGGTTGCATATCTTAAGGAGAAAAAGCGGGGCGGTCTCGGAATCCATCTTATGAAAATATTGATGGATGAAGTCGATTATTTCTCGGTGACCGGTGAGTACAATAAACTTGTTCTAAAGAAGAAGATTTTTTAA
- a CDS encoding STAS domain-containing protein: MAEFKTNLKEASECSIIELTGYLDAHTAPELESAFTGLIDKSKYKVVVNFQDLEYISSAGLGVFMAYIETMRENGGDIKLANMKPTVYSIFDLLGFPLLYDILPDVDGALTKFKQQGA, translated from the coding sequence ATGGCAGAATTTAAAACCAATTTAAAAGAGGCAAGTGAGTGCAGTATTATTGAACTCACCGGTTATCTTGACGCTCATACGGCGCCTGAATTGGAATCGGCGTTCACCGGACTGATTGACAAAAGCAAGTATAAAGTGGTTGTCAATTTTCAGGACCTTGAATATATTTCAAGCGCCGGGCTCGGTGTATTTATGGCTTACATTGAGACTATGCGCGAGAATGGAGGCGACATTAAACTCGCCAACATGAAACCCACAGTTTACAGTATTTTTGATCTTTTGGGATTCCCCCTTCTCTACGATATTCTTCCTGATGTCGACGGGGCTCTCACAAAATTTAAACAACAAGGTGCCTGA
- a CDS encoding SpoIIE family protein phosphatase, producing the protein MPDTETLKLQRNLSALVEFSRIVNSSLDLDFTLNNLLFSCLGKFLTTKGFVLIEENGTAQIKTAKGISHLLVEEFNSAGHRFSDRLVEDGYFSKLGVSVVEKISSSRKELGYIALGEKITKQPYNSDEIDFIRTILNIAATAIENSLNITELKQVNRNLDSRINRLSSLFELGKEFGLLTEESRISKLLAYSLLGHFLSSVYAIIIFEERKAKILDSTISKGKLKDIADSLALKSIDTHYLGDEIDKLHPDLASLKVEIVVPMKIQNEAKGLILLGKRANQQLFLETDIEFIYSIGSLAIISLENKRLFREALEKQKLEEELELAKDIQKNLLPKEIPSMPAFEIAATSISSKQVGGDYYDIIKKDQHKYFVAIGDVSGKGVPAALLMANLQAFLKSICTQNVAIDDATGTINNLVADNTSDGKFITFFWGILDNSNLEFSYVNAGHNPPLLVRGGEITYLDKGGIILGVMPTFTPYLTETIQLHEDDLLVLFTDGVTEAKSPEDEEFSDETLELLVRESAALPAVEILDRIRHSVYDFANGAFQSDDITIIVIKVKKK; encoded by the coding sequence ATGCCCGATACTGAAACACTTAAACTCCAGCGAAATCTCTCTGCTCTTGTGGAGTTCAGCCGGATAGTGAACTCGAGTCTTGATCTCGATTTTACGCTGAACAACCTTCTTTTCAGTTGTCTTGGCAAATTCCTGACGACCAAAGGTTTTGTGCTTATCGAAGAAAACGGAACAGCGCAGATAAAAACCGCAAAAGGAATTTCACATCTGCTGGTGGAGGAATTTAATTCCGCAGGCCACCGGTTCTCAGATCGACTCGTTGAGGATGGGTACTTCTCAAAACTCGGTGTTTCAGTGGTCGAGAAAATCTCTTCCTCGCGGAAAGAGCTTGGCTACATCGCATTAGGCGAAAAGATTACCAAACAGCCTTATAATAGCGATGAAATTGATTTTATAAGAACAATCCTGAACATTGCCGCCACAGCAATAGAAAATTCACTTAACATAACAGAACTTAAACAGGTGAACCGTAACCTCGATTCGAGGATTAACAGACTCAGTTCACTATTTGAACTCGGCAAGGAATTTGGACTTCTTACCGAGGAGTCACGCATCAGCAAGCTTCTTGCCTACTCTCTTCTCGGGCATTTTCTCTCCTCCGTTTATGCCATAATTATTTTTGAAGAGAGGAAGGCGAAAATACTTGATTCCACCATTTCCAAGGGGAAATTGAAGGATATCGCAGATTCACTCGCTCTTAAAAGTATCGACACCCACTACCTCGGTGACGAAATAGATAAACTTCATCCTGACCTGGCATCACTCAAAGTTGAGATTGTTGTCCCGATGAAGATTCAAAATGAAGCAAAGGGGCTTATCCTGCTCGGTAAAAGGGCGAACCAGCAGTTGTTTCTCGAAACTGACATAGAATTTATCTACTCTATTGGCAGTCTTGCAATAATATCTTTGGAGAACAAAAGACTTTTCCGGGAAGCACTTGAAAAGCAAAAACTTGAAGAAGAGCTTGAGCTCGCAAAAGACATCCAAAAAAATCTTTTGCCTAAAGAGATTCCATCCATGCCGGCATTTGAGATTGCAGCCACATCGATATCTTCAAAACAGGTCGGTGGCGATTATTATGATATAATTAAAAAGGATCAGCATAAATATTTTGTTGCAATCGGGGATGTATCAGGGAAGGGAGTTCCTGCCGCACTTCTGATGGCAAATCTGCAGGCGTTTTTGAAATCGATTTGTACCCAGAATGTTGCCATCGATGATGCCACAGGCACGATAAATAATCTGGTGGCGGACAATACCTCCGACGGAAAATTTATTACATTCTTTTGGGGGATCCTCGATAACAGTAATCTGGAGTTTTCGTATGTGAATGCCGGTCACAATCCCCCGCTTCTTGTCAGAGGCGGCGAGATAACCTATCTCGACAAGGGAGGTATCATTCTTGGTGTCATGCCGACTTTTACCCCGTATCTCACCGAGACGATTCAGCTTCACGAAGACGATCTTTTAGTTTTGTTTACAGACGGGGTTACGGAAGCGAAGAGCCCGGAGGATGAGGAATTCAGCGATGAAACTCTCGAATTGCTGGTCAGGGAGTCTGCTGCACTTCCCGCGGTTGAGATCCTCGACAGGATTCGTCATTCGGTCTATGACTTTGCAAACGGTGCCTTTCAGTCTGATGATATCACCATTATAGTGATAAAGGTAAAAAAGAAGTGA